The proteins below are encoded in one region of Telopea speciosissima isolate NSW1024214 ecotype Mountain lineage chromosome 10, Tspe_v1, whole genome shotgun sequence:
- the LOC122642557 gene encoding 60S ribosomal protein L6-like codes for MAPKDRKPRVTRNPDLIRGVGKHSRSKMYHKRGLWAIKAKNGGVFPRHDAKPAEPKPQEKPPKFYPADDVKKPLLNKRKPKPTKLRSSITPGTILIILAGRFKGKRVVFLKQLPSGLLLVTGPFKINGVPLRRVNQSYVIGTSTKVDISGVNAEKFDDKYFAKEGEKKKKKGEGEFFEAEKEEKKTLPQEKKDDQKAVDASLIKAIEGVPDLKIYLAARFSLSSGMKPHELVF; via the exons ATGGCGCCGAAGGACAGGAAGCCTAGGGTGACCAGAAACCCAGATCTGATTCGTGGTGTGGGCAAGCACTCGCGATCAAAGATGTACCACAAACGTGGTCTCTGGGCCATCAAGGCCAAGAACGGCGGTGTCTTCCCCCGACACGACGCCAAGCCGGCGGAACCAAAACCTCAAGAAAAGCCACCGAAATTTTATCCTGCTGATGATGTGAAGAAGCCTCTGCTTAACAAACGCAAGCCTAAGCCCACTAAACTCAG GTCGAGTATTACACCTGGAACGATTTTGATTATCCTTGCGGGGAGGTTTAAGGGGAAAAGGGTTGTTTTCTTGAAGCAACTTCCGTCTGGATTGCTTCTCGTTACAG GGCCATTCAAGATTAATGGTGTTCCTCTCCGCCGTGTTAACCAATCGTATGTGATTGGGACCTCCACCAAGGTAGACATTTCTGGTGTTAATGCAGAGAAATTTGATGATAAGTACTTTGCAAAGGAAGgcgaaaagaagaaaaagaagggggaaggtgaATTCTTTGAAGCAGAAAAAGAG GAAAAAAAGACACTTCCacaggagaagaaggatgacCAGAAAGCAGTGGATGCTTCCTTGATAAAGGCCATTGAAGGAGTTCCAGACTTGAAGATTTACTTGGCGGCAAGGTTTTCTCTTAGTTCAGGCATGAAACCTCATGAGCTTGTCTTCTAG